From Camelina sativa cultivar DH55 chromosome 7, Cs, whole genome shotgun sequence, one genomic window encodes:
- the LOC104700947 gene encoding uncharacterized protein LOC104700947 isoform X2, which translates to MEITPKRYLRRWRGYEKLDGSSSSEKKPGRRTGKRVKMDPTRKKRFWRIKIVPKLRILKKASPKKFFVWLRDSYVKMMMPLANSRVVGSSGYGGSGLGSGPAKEYDEKMLVEIYKTILMAQAQGNLVHRDTPNNNINNKVAFRKLLSLLLTMEVTDLWREIEHSESYLVCSMFEEAKSSSSSILKTIFSNIDVLSEEEAFGDHQLHDLLESAGMVLVQSLHGISRTIEIVNELRNVFDEIAAIPVQVLLTGICLQISNGSYSGVSEILQDFFSIWVYKDNHYTLNDAGVSAKGLHGKISIDIDEFLEVVELYIFGVLAKVSDDVGLAISWIEKAALPEDRRQGLLRRLQSLLSLKTTNVPVATSLEEDSKDSSSYAVVNKPKDSKNYEIDSGLKLSKQHEPSPLWSSHPLSFKLGNTQFSMSKGKIAISLVGLIICYALKRKQATLIRQMESTRKTFVDFWKLAFSYQVNPLAAIQSIPNSTT; encoded by the exons atggagataaCGCCGAAGAGGTACTTGCGGAGGTGGAGAGGATACGAGAAGCTTGATGGGTCGTCTTCATCAGAGAAGAAACCGGGTCGAAGGACAGGGAAACGGGTCAAAATGGATCCGACAAGAAAGAAACGGTTTTGGAGGATCAAGATCGTGCCGAAACTGAGGATCCTGAAAAAGGCATCGCCCAAGAAGTTTTTTGTGTGGCTACGTGATTCTTATGTCAAGATGATGATGCCTTTGGCTAACTCACGGGTTGTCGGATCTTCTGGATACGGTGGATCCGGACTCGGGTCGGGTCCAGCGAAGGAGTATGATGAGAAAATGCTCGTGGAGATTTACAAGACGATATTGATGGCGCAGGCTCAGGGGAATCTCGTGCACCGCGACACacctaataataatatcaacaaCAAGGTTGCTTTCCGTAAGCTTCTTTCATTACTTCTAACAATGGAGGTAACTGATCTTTGGAGAGAAATTGAACATTCTGAGAG TTACCTAGTGTGCTCTATGTTTGAAGAGgcaaaatcatcatcttcatccattCTGAAAACAATATTTAGCAACATTGATGTTTTATCTGAGGAGGAAGCTTTTGGTGATCACCAATTGCATGATCTGTTGGAATCTGCTGGTATGGTTTTAGTCCAATCTTTGCATGGAATCAGCAG GACAATTGAGATTGTAAACGAGTTGAGAAATGTGTTTGACGAAATTGCAGCTATTCCTGTTCAAGTTCTTCTCACTGG aATATGCCTTCAAATATCAAATGGTTCCTACTCCGGAGTAAGTGAGATTCTGCAAGATTTTTTTAGCATATGGGTTTACAAAGACAACCACTATACCCTGAATGATGCTGGAGTAAGTGCAAAAGGGCTCCATGGGAAAATATCTATAGATATTGATGAGTTCTTAGAAGTTGTAGAGCTGTATATCTTTGGAGTTCTTGCAAAAGTTTCTGATGATGTGGGTTTAGCCATTTCATGGATAGAGAAAGCTGCATTGCCTGAGGATAGACGACAG GGGCTTTTGAGAAGATTACAATCTTTATTGTCCCTCAAAACAACAAACGTTCCGGTGGCTACTTCTTTAGAGGAAGATTCCaaggattcttcttcttatgccGTAGTGAATAAGCCTAAGGATTCCAAGAATTATGAGATTGATTCTGGCCTGAAACTCTCTAAACAACATGAACCTTCGCCACTTTGGTCATCCCATCCTCTAAGCTTCAAGCTTGGTAATACCCAATTTAGCATGTCCAAGGGAAAGATTGCTATAAGCCTTGTTGGATTAATCATATGTTATGCTTTGAAGAGAAAACAAGCTACTTTGATACG ACAAATGGAGTCCACAAGAAAAACATTTGTAGATTTCTGGAAGCTTGCGTTTTCATACCAAGTGAATCCTCTTGCAGCAATTCAATCCATACCAAACAGCACAACATGA
- the LOC104700947 gene encoding uncharacterized protein LOC104700947 isoform X1, which translates to MEITPKRYLRRWRGYEKLDGSSSSEKKPGRRTGKRVKMDPTRKKRFWRIKIVPKLRILKKASPKKFFVWLRDSYVKMMMPLANSRVVGSSGYGGSGLGSGPAKEYDEKMLVEIYKTILMAQAQGNLVHRDTPNNNINNKVAFRKLLSLLLTMEVTDLWREIEHSESYLVCSMFEEAKSSSSSILKTIFSNIDVLSEEEAFGDHQLHDLLESAGMVLVQSLHGISRTIEIVNELRNVFDEIAAIPVQVLLTGICLQISNGSYSGVSEILQDFFSIWVYKDNHYTLNDAGVSAKGLHGKISIDIDEFLEVVELYIFGVLAKVSDDVGLAISWIEKAALPEDRRQGLLRRLQSLLSLKTTNVPVATSLEEDSKDSSSYAVVNKPKDSKNYEIDSGLKLSKQHEPSPLWSSHPLSFKLGNTQFSMSKGKIAISLVGLIICYALKRKQATLIRIIRRQMESTRKTFVDFWKLAFSYQVNPLAAIQSIPNSTT; encoded by the exons atggagataaCGCCGAAGAGGTACTTGCGGAGGTGGAGAGGATACGAGAAGCTTGATGGGTCGTCTTCATCAGAGAAGAAACCGGGTCGAAGGACAGGGAAACGGGTCAAAATGGATCCGACAAGAAAGAAACGGTTTTGGAGGATCAAGATCGTGCCGAAACTGAGGATCCTGAAAAAGGCATCGCCCAAGAAGTTTTTTGTGTGGCTACGTGATTCTTATGTCAAGATGATGATGCCTTTGGCTAACTCACGGGTTGTCGGATCTTCTGGATACGGTGGATCCGGACTCGGGTCGGGTCCAGCGAAGGAGTATGATGAGAAAATGCTCGTGGAGATTTACAAGACGATATTGATGGCGCAGGCTCAGGGGAATCTCGTGCACCGCGACACacctaataataatatcaacaaCAAGGTTGCTTTCCGTAAGCTTCTTTCATTACTTCTAACAATGGAGGTAACTGATCTTTGGAGAGAAATTGAACATTCTGAGAG TTACCTAGTGTGCTCTATGTTTGAAGAGgcaaaatcatcatcttcatccattCTGAAAACAATATTTAGCAACATTGATGTTTTATCTGAGGAGGAAGCTTTTGGTGATCACCAATTGCATGATCTGTTGGAATCTGCTGGTATGGTTTTAGTCCAATCTTTGCATGGAATCAGCAG GACAATTGAGATTGTAAACGAGTTGAGAAATGTGTTTGACGAAATTGCAGCTATTCCTGTTCAAGTTCTTCTCACTGG aATATGCCTTCAAATATCAAATGGTTCCTACTCCGGAGTAAGTGAGATTCTGCAAGATTTTTTTAGCATATGGGTTTACAAAGACAACCACTATACCCTGAATGATGCTGGAGTAAGTGCAAAAGGGCTCCATGGGAAAATATCTATAGATATTGATGAGTTCTTAGAAGTTGTAGAGCTGTATATCTTTGGAGTTCTTGCAAAAGTTTCTGATGATGTGGGTTTAGCCATTTCATGGATAGAGAAAGCTGCATTGCCTGAGGATAGACGACAG GGGCTTTTGAGAAGATTACAATCTTTATTGTCCCTCAAAACAACAAACGTTCCGGTGGCTACTTCTTTAGAGGAAGATTCCaaggattcttcttcttatgccGTAGTGAATAAGCCTAAGGATTCCAAGAATTATGAGATTGATTCTGGCCTGAAACTCTCTAAACAACATGAACCTTCGCCACTTTGGTCATCCCATCCTCTAAGCTTCAAGCTTGGTAATACCCAATTTAGCATGTCCAAGGGAAAGATTGCTATAAGCCTTGTTGGATTAATCATATGTTATGCTTTGAAGAGAAAACAAGCTACTTTGATACG GATCATTCGCAGACAAATGGAGTCCACAAGAAAAACATTTGTAGATTTCTGGAAGCTTGCGTTTTCATACCAAGTGAATCCTCTTGCAGCAATTCAATCCATACCAAACAGCACAACATGA